The following are from one region of the Streptomyces changanensis genome:
- the pyrF gene encoding orotidine-5'-phosphate decarboxylase, whose amino-acid sequence MTATPVPFGARLREAMDTRGPLCVGIDPHASLLSAWGLKDDVDGLETFTRTVVDALAGTVAVFKPQSAFFERFGSRGVAVLERAVADLRGAGALVVMDAKRGDIGSTMAAYAETYLRPDAPLFSDALTVSPFLGYGSLEPAVRLARENGAGLFVLALTSNPEGAEVQRAVRGDGRTVAATMLAHLAEENAGQTPLGSFGAVVGATLGDLSSFDLDVNGPLLAPGIGAQGATPADLPAVFGAAVRNVVPNVSRGVLRHGPDAAALRDAARRYADEVRAAVAS is encoded by the coding sequence GTGACAGCGACCCCCGTCCCCTTCGGCGCCCGGCTGCGGGAGGCCATGGACACTCGCGGTCCGCTCTGCGTCGGCATCGACCCGCACGCGTCCCTGCTCTCCGCCTGGGGTCTGAAGGACGACGTGGACGGGCTGGAGACCTTCACCCGCACCGTCGTCGACGCCCTCGCCGGCACCGTCGCCGTCTTCAAGCCCCAGAGCGCCTTCTTCGAGCGGTTCGGCTCGCGCGGCGTCGCGGTGCTGGAGCGCGCGGTCGCCGACCTGCGCGGCGCCGGGGCGCTCGTGGTCATGGACGCCAAGCGCGGGGACATCGGCTCCACCATGGCCGCCTACGCCGAGACGTACCTGCGCCCGGACGCGCCGCTCTTCTCGGACGCGCTCACGGTCTCCCCGTTCCTCGGGTACGGCTCGCTGGAGCCGGCCGTGCGGCTGGCGCGCGAGAACGGCGCCGGGCTGTTCGTCCTCGCCCTGACCTCCAACCCCGAGGGCGCCGAGGTGCAGCGGGCGGTCCGCGGCGACGGGCGGACCGTCGCCGCGACCATGCTGGCGCACCTGGCCGAGGAGAACGCCGGACAGACGCCCCTGGGGTCCTTCGGCGCGGTCGTCGGTGCCACCCTCGGCGACCTGTCCTCCTTCGACCTGGACGTCAACGGCCCGCTCCTGGCCCCGGGTATCGGTGCCCAGGGCGCCACCCCCGCGGACCTGCCGGCCGTCTTCGGCGCCGCGGTGCGCAACGTCGTCCCGAACGTCAGCCGCGGCGTCCTGCGCCACGGCCCGGACGCCGCCGCCCTGCGCGACGCGGCGCGGCGGTACGCCGACGAGGTCCGGGCGGCCGTCGCCTCCTGA
- a CDS encoding quinone-dependent dihydroorotate dehydrogenase, with translation MYKLFFRLFFTRMDPERAHHLAFRWIRLAARVPVLRTFLAAVLAPRYEELRTEAFGLRMHGPFGLAAGFDKNAVAIDGMAMLGFDHVEIGTVTGEPQPGNPGKRLFRLVPDRALINRMGFNNDGSAAVAERLDAREPVFRTVVGVNIGKTKVVPEAEAAADYVKSAERLARHADYLVVNVSSPNTPGLRNLQATESLRPLLTAVREAADRTVTDRRVPLLVKIAPDLADEDVDAVADLAVELGLDGIIATNTTISRERLSSPAHLTGETGGLSGAPLKQRSLEVLRRLYARVGDRITLVGVGGIENAEDAWQRILAGATLVQGYSAFVYEGPFYARALHKGLAARLQASPYATLADAVGADTRKAVQ, from the coding sequence ATGTACAAGCTCTTCTTCCGGCTGTTCTTCACGCGGATGGACCCCGAGCGGGCCCACCACCTCGCCTTCCGCTGGATCCGCCTCGCCGCCCGCGTCCCCGTCCTGCGCACCTTCCTCGCCGCCGTGCTCGCGCCGCGGTACGAGGAGCTGCGCACGGAGGCGTTCGGCCTGCGGATGCACGGCCCGTTCGGCCTCGCCGCCGGCTTCGACAAGAACGCCGTCGCCATCGACGGCATGGCGATGCTCGGCTTCGACCACGTCGAGATCGGCACGGTCACCGGCGAGCCTCAGCCCGGCAACCCCGGGAAGCGCCTCTTCCGCCTCGTACCGGACCGCGCCCTGATCAACCGCATGGGCTTCAACAACGACGGCTCGGCCGCCGTCGCCGAGCGCCTGGACGCCCGCGAGCCGGTCTTCCGGACCGTCGTCGGCGTCAACATCGGCAAGACGAAGGTCGTCCCCGAGGCGGAGGCCGCCGCCGACTACGTGAAGTCGGCCGAGCGCCTCGCCCGCCACGCCGACTACCTGGTCGTCAACGTCTCCTCACCGAACACCCCGGGCCTGCGCAACCTCCAGGCCACGGAGTCCCTGCGCCCCCTGCTGACGGCCGTCCGCGAGGCCGCGGACCGCACCGTCACCGACCGGCGCGTCCCCCTCCTCGTCAAGATCGCCCCCGACCTGGCCGACGAGGACGTCGACGCCGTCGCCGACCTCGCCGTCGAACTGGGCCTGGACGGCATCATCGCCACCAACACCACCATCTCCCGCGAGCGCCTGAGCTCCCCGGCGCACCTCACCGGCGAGACCGGCGGCCTGTCCGGCGCCCCGCTCAAGCAACGCTCCCTGGAGGTCCTGCGCCGCCTCTACGCGCGTGTCGGCGACCGCATCACGCTCGTCGGCGTCGGCGGCATCGAGAACGCCGAGGACGCCTGGCAGCGCATCCTCGCCGGCGCCACGCTCGTCCAGGGCTACAGCGCCTTCGTCTACGAGGGCCCCTTCTACGCCCGCGCCCTCCACAAGGGCCTGGCGGCCCGGCTCCAGGCCTCCCCGTACGCGACCCTCGCCGACGCGGTCGGCGCGGACACCCGAAAGGCGGTCCAGTGA
- the carB gene encoding carbamoyl-phosphate synthase large subunit, whose amino-acid sequence MPKRTDIQSVLVIGSGPIVIGQAAEFDYSGTQACRILKAEGLRVILVNSNPATIMTDPEIADATYVEPITPEFVEKIIAKERPDALLPTLGGQTALNTAISMHEQGVLEKYGVELIGANVEAINKGEDRDLFKGVVEEVRKKIGHGESARSVICHSMDDVLKGVETLGGYPVVVRPSFTMGGAGSGFAHDEEELRRIAGQGLTLSPTTEVLLEESILGWKEYELELMRDKADNVVVVCSIENFDPMGVHTGDSITVAPAMTLTDREYQRLRDIGIAIIREVGVDTGGCNIQFAVNPADGRIIVIEMNPRVSRSSALASKATGFPIAKIAAKLAVGYTLDEIPNDITEKTPASFEPTLDYVVVKAPRFAFEKFPSADSTLTTTMKSVGEAMAIGRNFTEALQKALRSLEKKGSQFTFVGEPGDKADLLNEAVRPTDGRINAVMQAIRAGADRDEVFDATKIDPWFVDQLFLIKKIADELAAADRLQPELLAEAKRHGFSDQQIAEIRGLREDVVREVRHALGVRPVYKTVDTCAAEFAAKTPYFYSSYDEESEVAPREKPAVIILGSGPNRIGQGIEFDYSCVHASFALSEAGYETVMVNCNPETVSTDYDTSDRLYFEPLTLEDVLEIVHAESLAGPIAGVVVQLGGQTPLGLAQALKDNGVPVVGTSPEAIHAAEDRGAFGRVLAEAGLPAPKHGTATTFAGAKAIADEIGYPVLVRPSYVLGGRGMEIVYDEARLEAYIAESTEISPTRPVLVDRFLDDAIEIDVDALYDGHELYLGGVMEHIEEAGIHSGDSACALPPITLGGFDIKRLRASTEAIAKGVGVRGLINIQFAMAGDILYVLEANPRASRTVPFTSKATAVPLAKAAARISLGATVAELRAEGLLPRNGDGGTLPLDAPISVKEAVMPWSRFRDIHGRGVDTVLGPEMRSTGEVMGIDSVFGTAYAKSQAGAYGPLPTKGRAFISVANRDKRSMIFPARELVAHGFELLATSGTAEVLKRNGINATAVRKLSEGEGPNGEKTIVQLIHDGQVDLIVNTPYGTGGRLDGYEIRTAAVSRGVPCLTTVQALAAAVQGIDALNHGGVGVRSLQEHAQHLIAARD is encoded by the coding sequence GTGCCTAAGCGCACCGATATCCAGTCCGTCCTGGTCATCGGCTCCGGCCCGATCGTCATCGGTCAGGCCGCCGAGTTCGACTACTCCGGCACCCAGGCGTGCCGCATCCTCAAGGCCGAGGGCCTGCGGGTCATCCTCGTCAACTCCAACCCGGCGACGATCATGACCGACCCGGAGATCGCCGACGCCACGTACGTCGAGCCGATCACCCCCGAGTTCGTCGAGAAGATCATCGCCAAGGAGCGCCCCGACGCCCTCCTGCCCACCCTCGGCGGCCAGACCGCGCTGAACACCGCCATCTCCATGCACGAGCAGGGTGTGCTGGAGAAGTACGGCGTCGAGCTGATCGGCGCCAACGTCGAGGCCATCAACAAGGGCGAGGACCGCGACCTCTTCAAGGGCGTCGTGGAGGAGGTCCGCAAGAAGATCGGCCACGGCGAGTCCGCCCGGTCCGTCATCTGCCACTCCATGGACGACGTCCTCAAGGGCGTGGAGACCCTCGGCGGCTACCCGGTCGTCGTCCGCCCGTCCTTCACCATGGGCGGCGCCGGCTCCGGCTTCGCCCACGACGAGGAGGAACTGCGCCGCATCGCCGGCCAGGGCCTGACGCTCTCCCCGACCACCGAGGTGCTCCTGGAGGAGTCCATCCTCGGCTGGAAGGAGTACGAGCTGGAGCTGATGCGCGACAAGGCCGACAACGTCGTGGTCGTCTGCTCCATCGAGAACTTCGACCCCATGGGCGTGCACACCGGTGACTCGATCACCGTCGCCCCGGCGATGACGCTCACCGACCGCGAGTACCAGCGGCTGCGCGACATCGGCATCGCGATCATCCGTGAGGTCGGCGTCGACACCGGCGGCTGCAACATCCAGTTCGCGGTCAACCCCGCCGACGGCCGGATCATCGTCATCGAGATGAACCCGCGCGTCTCGCGCTCCTCCGCGCTCGCCTCGAAGGCCACCGGCTTCCCGATCGCCAAGATCGCCGCCAAGCTGGCCGTCGGCTACACGCTGGACGAGATCCCCAACGACATCACCGAGAAGACCCCGGCCTCCTTCGAGCCGACGCTCGACTACGTGGTGGTCAAGGCCCCGCGCTTCGCCTTCGAGAAGTTCCCGTCCGCCGACTCCACCCTCACCACGACCATGAAGTCGGTCGGCGAGGCCATGGCCATCGGGCGGAACTTCACCGAGGCCCTCCAGAAGGCCCTGCGCTCCCTGGAGAAGAAGGGCAGCCAGTTCACCTTCGTCGGCGAGCCCGGCGACAAGGCGGACCTGCTGAACGAGGCGGTCCGCCCCACCGACGGCCGCATCAACGCCGTCATGCAGGCCATCCGCGCCGGCGCCGACCGCGACGAGGTCTTCGACGCCACGAAGATCGACCCGTGGTTCGTCGACCAGCTCTTCCTCATCAAGAAGATCGCCGACGAGCTGGCCGCCGCCGACCGGCTGCAGCCCGAGCTGCTCGCCGAGGCCAAGCGCCACGGCTTCTCCGACCAGCAGATCGCCGAGATCCGCGGCCTGCGGGAGGACGTCGTCCGCGAGGTGCGCCACGCCCTCGGCGTCCGCCCGGTCTACAAGACGGTCGACACCTGCGCCGCCGAGTTCGCCGCGAAGACGCCGTACTTCTACTCCTCCTACGACGAGGAGAGCGAGGTCGCCCCGCGCGAGAAGCCCGCGGTGATCATCCTGGGCTCCGGCCCGAACCGCATCGGCCAGGGCATCGAGTTCGACTACTCCTGCGTCCACGCCTCCTTCGCGCTGAGCGAGGCGGGCTACGAGACCGTGATGGTCAACTGCAACCCGGAGACGGTCTCGACCGACTACGACACCTCCGACCGCCTGTACTTCGAGCCGCTCACGCTCGAGGACGTGCTGGAGATCGTCCACGCCGAGTCCCTCGCCGGCCCGATCGCCGGCGTCGTCGTCCAGCTCGGCGGTCAGACCCCGCTGGGCCTCGCCCAGGCGCTCAAGGACAACGGCGTGCCCGTCGTCGGCACCTCCCCGGAGGCGATCCACGCCGCCGAGGACCGCGGCGCCTTCGGCCGCGTCCTCGCCGAGGCCGGGCTGCCCGCCCCCAAGCACGGCACCGCGACCACCTTCGCCGGCGCGAAGGCCATCGCCGACGAGATCGGCTACCCCGTCCTCGTCCGCCCCTCGTACGTCCTGGGCGGCCGCGGCATGGAGATCGTCTACGACGAGGCGCGCCTGGAGGCGTACATCGCCGAGTCCACCGAGATCTCCCCGACCCGCCCGGTCCTCGTCGACCGGTTCCTCGACGACGCCATCGAGATCGACGTCGACGCCCTCTACGACGGCCACGAGCTCTACCTCGGCGGCGTCATGGAGCACATCGAGGAGGCCGGCATCCACTCCGGCGACTCGGCCTGCGCCCTGCCCCCGATCACGCTCGGCGGCTTCGACATCAAGCGCCTGCGCGCCTCCACCGAGGCCATCGCGAAGGGCGTCGGCGTCCGCGGCCTGATCAACATCCAGTTCGCGATGGCCGGCGACATCCTCTACGTCCTGGAGGCCAACCCGCGCGCCTCCCGGACGGTCCCCTTCACCTCCAAGGCGACCGCCGTGCCGCTGGCGAAGGCCGCCGCCCGCATCTCGCTGGGCGCCACCGTCGCCGAGCTGCGCGCAGAGGGCCTGCTGCCGAGGAACGGCGACGGCGGCACGCTCCCGCTGGACGCGCCGATCTCCGTCAAGGAGGCCGTCATGCCGTGGTCGCGGTTCCGCGACATCCACGGCCGCGGCGTCGACACCGTCCTCGGCCCGGAGATGCGCTCCACCGGCGAGGTCATGGGCATCGACTCCGTCTTCGGGACCGCGTACGCCAAGTCGCAGGCCGGCGCGTACGGCCCGCTGCCCACCAAGGGCCGCGCGTTCATCTCGGTCGCCAACCGCGACAAGCGCTCGATGATCTTCCCGGCGCGCGAGCTCGTCGCGCACGGCTTCGAGCTGCTCGCCACGTCCGGCACGGCCGAGGTCCTCAAGCGCAACGGCATCAACGCCACCGCCGTGCGCAAGCTCAGCGAGGGCGAGGGCCCGAACGGCGAGAAGACCATCGTCCAGCTGATCCACGACGGCCAGGTCGACCTCATCGTCAACACCCCGTACGGCACCGGCGGCCGCCTCGACGGCTACGAGATCCGTACCGCGGCCGTCTCCCGCGGCGTCCCCTGCCTGACCACGGTCCAGGCGCTCGCCGCGGCCGTCCAGGGCATCGACGCCCTCAACCACGGCGGCGTCGGCGTCCGCTCGCTCCAGGAACACGCGCAGCACCTGATCGCGGCCCGCGACTGA
- the carA gene encoding glutamine-hydrolyzing carbamoyl-phosphate synthase small subunit, with amino-acid sequence MTTSTRGTRVPAVLVLEDGRVFRGRAYGAVGETFGEAVFSTGMTGYQETLTDPSYHRQVVVMTAPHVGNTGVNDEDAESARIWVAGYVVRDPARTPSNWRSTRTLDEELERQGVVGISGVDTRALTRHLRERGAMRVGIFSGGAVADDAALLAKVQAAPQMKGADLSAEVATKEPYVVPAIGEKRFTVAAVDLGIKGMTPQRMAERGIEVHVLPATATVDDVYAVNPDGVFFSNGPGDPATADGPVSVMRAVLERRTPLFGICFGNQILGRALGFGTYKLKYGHRGINQPVQDRTTGKVEVTAHNHGFAVDAPLDTVSDTPYGRAEVSHVCLNDNVVEGLQLLDQPAFSVQYHPEAAAGPHDAAYLFDRFVSLMEGERA; translated from the coding sequence ATGACGACCTCCACCCGGGGAACCAGGGTTCCCGCCGTACTCGTCCTGGAGGACGGCCGCGTCTTCCGCGGCCGCGCCTACGGGGCCGTGGGGGAGACCTTCGGCGAGGCCGTCTTCTCCACCGGCATGACCGGCTACCAGGAGACCCTGACCGACCCCTCGTACCACCGCCAGGTCGTCGTCATGACCGCCCCGCACGTCGGGAACACGGGCGTCAACGACGAGGACGCCGAGTCCGCCCGCATCTGGGTCGCCGGTTACGTCGTCCGCGACCCCGCCCGCACCCCCTCCAACTGGCGCTCCACCCGCACCCTCGACGAGGAGCTGGAGCGCCAGGGGGTCGTCGGCATCAGCGGAGTCGACACCCGCGCCCTCACCCGCCACCTGCGCGAGCGCGGCGCGATGCGCGTCGGCATCTTCTCCGGCGGAGCCGTCGCCGACGACGCGGCCCTCCTCGCGAAGGTCCAGGCCGCCCCGCAGATGAAGGGCGCCGACCTCTCCGCCGAGGTCGCCACCAAGGAGCCCTACGTCGTCCCCGCGATCGGCGAGAAGCGCTTCACCGTCGCCGCCGTCGACCTCGGCATCAAGGGCATGACCCCGCAGCGGATGGCCGAGCGCGGCATCGAGGTGCACGTGCTGCCCGCCACCGCCACCGTCGACGACGTCTACGCCGTCAACCCGGACGGCGTCTTCTTCTCCAACGGCCCCGGCGACCCCGCCACCGCCGACGGACCCGTCTCCGTGATGCGGGCCGTGCTGGAGCGCCGGACGCCCCTGTTCGGCATCTGCTTCGGCAACCAGATCCTCGGGCGCGCCCTCGGCTTCGGCACCTACAAGCTGAAGTACGGCCACCGCGGCATCAACCAGCCCGTGCAGGACCGCACGACCGGCAAGGTCGAAGTCACCGCGCACAACCACGGCTTCGCCGTCGACGCACCGCTCGACACGGTGTCCGACACCCCCTACGGCCGCGCCGAGGTCTCCCACGTCTGCCTCAACGACAACGTGGTGGAGGGCCTCCAGCTGCTCGACCAGCCGGCCTTCAGCGTCCAGTACCACCCCGAAGCGGCGGCCGGCCCGCACGACGCCGCCTACCTCTTCGACCGCTTCGTTTCCCTGATGGAGGGCGAGCGTGCCTAA
- a CDS encoding PH-like domain-containing protein, translating to MTPLIPLAAEPQSAEVTDWAARLGWVGVLLLFIALVYWLMRQGWTWRARLQADVPELPIAPDEPGAVRLEMNGRYHGSTTAGQWLDRIVAHGLGTRSRAELTLTDAGLVVSRPGARDFFVPADKLRGARLDKGIAGKVLAEGGLLVVTWQHGDILIDSGFRSDRAAEHTAWVEAIDSITTENTTTEGAAR from the coding sequence GTGACACCTCTGATCCCCCTCGCCGCCGAGCCTCAGTCGGCGGAAGTGACCGACTGGGCCGCCCGCCTCGGCTGGGTCGGCGTACTGCTGCTCTTCATCGCCCTCGTCTACTGGCTCATGCGCCAGGGCTGGACCTGGCGCGCCCGCCTCCAGGCGGACGTGCCGGAGCTCCCCATCGCGCCGGACGAGCCCGGCGCGGTGAGACTGGAGATGAACGGGCGCTACCACGGGTCCACGACGGCCGGGCAGTGGCTCGACCGGATCGTGGCCCACGGCCTCGGCACCCGCAGCCGCGCCGAGCTGACGCTCACCGACGCCGGCCTGGTGGTGTCCCGCCCCGGCGCGCGTGACTTCTTCGTCCCCGCCGACAAGCTCCGCGGAGCACGGCTCGACAAGGGCATCGCCGGCAAGGTCCTCGCCGAGGGCGGCCTGCTGGTCGTCACCTGGCAGCACGGCGACATCCTGATCGACTCCGGCTTCCGGTCCGACCGGGCCGCCGAGCACACCGCCTGGGTCGAGGCCATCGACTCCATCACCACCGAGAACACCACGACGGAAGGCGCCGCACGATGA
- a CDS encoding dihydroorotase, whose protein sequence is MSKTLIRGAKVLGGRAQDVLVDGETIAAVGTGLDAEGATVVEAEGRVLLPGLVDLHTHLREPGREDSETVLTGTRAAASGGYTSVFAMANTSPVADTAGVVEQVHRLGREHGYCDVQPIGAVTVGLEGKRLAELGAMHESAAGVTVFSDDGKCVDDAVIMRRALEYVKAFGGVIAQHAQEPRLTEGAQMNEGAVSAELGLGGWPAVAEESIIARDVLLAEHVGSRVHICHLSTAGSVEIVRWAKSRGIDVTAEVTPHHLLLTDELVRTYDPVYKVNPPLRTERDVMALREALADGTIDIVATDHAPHPHEDKDCEWAAAAMGMVGLETALSVVQHTMVDTGLLDWAGVADRMSHAPARIGRATGHGRPVSVGEPANLTLVDPAYRGAVDPAGFASRSRNTPYEGRELPGRVTHTFLRGRATLMDGKLA, encoded by the coding sequence ATGAGCAAGACCCTGATCCGTGGTGCGAAGGTCCTCGGCGGCCGGGCCCAGGACGTCCTCGTCGACGGCGAGACCATCGCCGCCGTCGGCACCGGCCTGGACGCCGAGGGCGCCACCGTCGTCGAGGCTGAGGGGCGCGTCCTGCTGCCCGGCCTGGTCGACCTCCACACCCACCTGCGCGAGCCGGGCCGCGAGGACTCCGAGACGGTCCTCACCGGCACCCGCGCCGCCGCCTCCGGCGGCTACACGTCCGTATTCGCCATGGCCAACACGTCACCCGTCGCCGACACCGCCGGCGTGGTCGAGCAGGTCCACCGGCTCGGCCGGGAACACGGCTACTGCGACGTGCAGCCCATCGGCGCCGTCACCGTCGGCCTGGAGGGCAAGCGGCTCGCCGAGCTCGGCGCCATGCACGAGTCCGCCGCCGGCGTCACCGTCTTCTCCGACGACGGCAAGTGCGTCGACGACGCCGTGATCATGCGCCGCGCCCTGGAGTACGTGAAGGCCTTCGGCGGCGTCATCGCCCAGCACGCCCAGGAGCCCCGCCTCACCGAGGGCGCCCAGATGAACGAGGGCGCCGTCTCCGCCGAGCTGGGCCTCGGCGGCTGGCCGGCCGTCGCCGAGGAGTCGATCATCGCCCGCGACGTCCTCCTCGCCGAGCACGTCGGCTCCCGCGTCCACATCTGCCACCTGTCGACCGCCGGGTCCGTCGAGATCGTCCGCTGGGCCAAGTCCCGCGGCATCGACGTCACCGCCGAGGTCACCCCGCACCACCTGCTCCTCACCGACGAGCTGGTCCGCACGTACGACCCGGTGTACAAGGTCAACCCGCCGCTGCGCACCGAGCGCGACGTCATGGCCCTGCGCGAGGCGCTCGCCGACGGCACGATCGACATCGTCGCCACCGACCACGCCCCCCACCCGCACGAGGACAAGGACTGCGAGTGGGCCGCCGCCGCCATGGGCATGGTCGGCCTGGAGACCGCGCTCTCCGTCGTGCAGCACACGATGGTCGACACCGGCCTCCTCGACTGGGCGGGCGTCGCCGACCGCATGTCGCACGCGCCCGCGCGGATCGGCCGCGCCACCGGCCACGGACGCCCCGTCTCGGTTGGTGAGCCCGCCAACCTGACGCTCGTCGATCCGGCATACCGTGGAGCCGTGGACCCCGCGGGCTTCGCCTCCCGCAGCCGCAACACCCCCTACGAGGGCCGCGAGCTGCCGGGTCGCGTCACCCACACCTTCCTGCGGGGCCGGGCAACGCTCATGGACGGGAAGCTCGCGTGA
- a CDS encoding aspartate carbamoyltransferase catalytic subunit, whose product MKRHLISAADLTRDDAVLILDTAEEMARLADRPIKKLPTLRGRTICNLFFEDSTRTRISFEAAEKRLSADVINFTAKGSSVSKGESLKDTAQTLAAIGVDAVVIRHHASGAPYRLATSGWIDAPVINAGDGTHQHPTQALLDAFTLRRRLVGRGSATGRPTGDDTARGCAGRDLSGRRVTIVGDVLHSRVARSNVDLLHTLGAEVTLVAPPTLVPVGVEDWPCEVTYDLDGALSACDAVMMLRVQRERMNAAFFPTEREYARRYGLDAPRMAKLPDHAVVMHPGPMVRGMEITAEVADSPRCTVVEQVANGVFVRMAVLYLLLGGSEPALTQPSSRTEEK is encoded by the coding sequence ATGAAGCGCCACCTCATCTCGGCCGCCGACCTCACCCGCGACGACGCCGTCCTCATCCTCGACACCGCCGAGGAGATGGCCCGGCTCGCCGACCGTCCGATCAAGAAGCTGCCCACCCTGCGCGGCCGGACGATATGCAACCTCTTCTTCGAGGACTCGACCCGCACCCGCATCTCCTTCGAGGCCGCCGAGAAGCGCCTCTCCGCCGACGTCATCAACTTCACGGCCAAGGGCTCCAGCGTCTCCAAGGGCGAGTCCCTCAAGGACACCGCCCAGACCCTCGCCGCCATCGGCGTCGACGCGGTCGTCATACGCCACCACGCCTCCGGCGCCCCCTACCGGCTCGCCACCAGCGGCTGGATCGACGCCCCGGTGATCAACGCCGGTGACGGCACCCACCAGCACCCCACCCAGGCGCTGCTGGACGCCTTCACCCTGCGCCGCCGCCTGGTCGGCCGCGGCTCCGCGACCGGCCGCCCGACCGGTGACGACACCGCCCGCGGGTGCGCCGGCCGGGACCTGTCCGGCCGGCGCGTCACCATCGTCGGCGACGTCCTGCACAGCCGGGTCGCCCGCTCCAACGTGGACCTGCTGCACACCCTCGGCGCCGAGGTCACCCTCGTCGCCCCACCCACGCTCGTCCCCGTCGGCGTCGAGGACTGGCCCTGCGAGGTCACCTACGACCTCGACGGCGCCCTCTCCGCGTGCGACGCCGTGATGATGCTGCGCGTCCAGCGCGAGCGCATGAACGCCGCGTTCTTCCCCACCGAGCGGGAGTACGCGCGCCGCTACGGCCTCGACGCCCCGCGCATGGCCAAGCTCCCCGACCACGCCGTCGTCATGCACCCCGGCCCCATGGTCCGCGGCATGGAGATCACCGCCGAGGTCGCCGACTCGCCCCGCTGCACCGTCGTCGAACAGGTCGCCAACGGCGTCTTCGTCCGCATGGCCGTTCTCTACCTGCTGCTGGGCGGCAGCGAACCCGCCCTCACCCAGCCGTCGTCCCGTACCGAGGAGAAGTAA
- the pyrR gene encoding bifunctional pyr operon transcriptional regulator/uracil phosphoribosyltransferase PyrR: MDAIQQSDARPVLEGPDIARVLTRIAHEIVERAKGADDVVLLGIPTRGVFLARRLAEKLRQITGRTAPVGSLDITMHRDDLRLRPARTLAPTEIPDEGVDGRLVVLVDDVLFSGRTIRAALDALGDIGRPRAVQLAVLVDRGHRELPIRADYVGKNLPTSLRETVKVQLTEEDGRDAVLLGVREPGPEPAPTGEN; this comes from the coding sequence ATGGACGCCATCCAGCAGTCCGATGCCCGACCCGTACTCGAGGGTCCGGACATCGCGCGGGTCCTGACCCGCATCGCCCACGAGATCGTCGAGCGCGCCAAGGGCGCCGACGACGTCGTCCTCCTCGGCATCCCGACGCGGGGGGTCTTCCTCGCCCGGCGCCTCGCCGAGAAGCTCCGGCAGATCACCGGCCGCACGGCCCCCGTCGGCTCCCTCGACATCACCATGCACCGGGACGACCTGCGCCTGCGCCCCGCCCGGACGCTGGCCCCCACCGAGATCCCCGACGAGGGCGTCGACGGCCGGCTGGTCGTCCTCGTCGACGACGTGCTCTTCTCCGGCCGCACCATCCGCGCCGCCCTCGACGCCCTCGGTGACATCGGCCGCCCCCGCGCCGTGCAGCTGGCCGTCCTGGTCGACCGCGGCCACCGGGAGCTGCCCATCCGCGCCGACTACGTCGGGAAGAACCTCCCGACGTCGCTGCGCGAGACGGTCAAGGTCCAGCTCACCGAGGAGGACGGCCGCGACGCCGTGCTGCTCGGCGTGCGCGAGCCCGGCCCCGAGCCCGCCCCGACCGGCGAGAACTAG
- the bldD gene encoding transcriptional regulator BldD, whose product MSSEYAKQLGAKLRAIRTQQGLSLHGVEEKSQGRWKAVVVGSYERGDRAVTVQRLAELADFYGVPVQELLPGTTPGGAAEPPPKLVLDLERLAHVPQEKAGPLQRYAATIQSQRGDYNGKVLSIRQDDLRTLAVIYDQSPSVLTEQLISWGVLDADARRAVAHEES is encoded by the coding sequence ATGTCCAGCGAATACGCAAAACAGCTCGGGGCCAAGCTCCGTGCCATCCGCACCCAGCAGGGCCTCTCCCTCCACGGCGTGGAGGAGAAGTCGCAGGGGCGCTGGAAGGCCGTCGTGGTCGGTTCGTACGAGCGCGGCGACCGCGCCGTGACCGTGCAGCGCCTCGCCGAGCTGGCTGACTTCTACGGGGTCCCGGTGCAGGAGCTGCTGCCGGGCACCACGCCCGGCGGTGCCGCCGAGCCGCCGCCGAAGCTCGTCCTGGACCTGGAGCGCCTGGCGCACGTCCCGCAGGAGAAGGCGGGCCCGCTGCAGCGCTACGCCGCGACGATCCAGTCGCAGCGCGGCGACTACAACGGCAAGGTGCTGTCGATCCGCCAGGACGACCTGCGGACGCTCGCGGTCATCTACGACCAGTCCCCGTCGGTCCTCACCGAGCAGCTGATCAGCTGGGGCGTGCTGGACGCGGACGCGCGCCGTGCGGTCGCGCACGAGGAGAGCTGA